The Aminipila terrae nucleotide sequence AGCCATATATATGGAAGTGACACCAGTCTCTATCATTTTTGAATACTCCTGGTTAAGAGCATATACCATTGAAAGATTTGTATAAATTTCAATTTTCTTCCTTGGTGCAACCAGTTTCAGATTTTGAACCTTTTTTAGTTCCTGAATCCTTTGTTTATGAGTGTATTCGCTGTCAAAGGTTTTGCTTAGAACTTTGGTTACAAATTCATTATTTTGTTTATAAACTTTAAATGCTCTGCCAGTAATACATCCTAAAGCAATTAATACTGACATTATAATGAGAGCAAGTTTTAAATTCTTTCCGGACCACATAAAATATATTCCTCCAGGGTATCCCTCATTTCGCCACTTTCCATAATTGTATCATATGAATAAAAGTATCCGGCCAAGAAACGTGTGCTATATTATGTCAAAAAAATTGAATTTCCGTCTATTTATATACCTGTGTTTAGCAAAAAAAGAATAGAGCGCCCCAGTTGGGGCGCCCCTTTTCCATTTTTTATATGGGTTGATGTACCGCTTATTTAGCTGTAGCAATTACAGAAAATGATCACCAATAGTAAGAAGAAAAACAGTAAGCTCGTATCAACGCCTTCGCCATTAAATAAACCACAACCGTTTGCCATTATAATCACCTGCTCCTTTAAAAATTATTGTTTGTATGATATGATATGTTTTTTCTTCAAAATATGTTACTACTTTCTGGATTAATAAATGGTTTTGATTTTAAATTTATACCTGCCAGCTGTTAAGGTATTTTTCCTGTTCCGGAGTCAGTTTGTCAATCTCAATGTCCCATGCTTCAAGCTTTCTGTTGGAAACCACATCATCGATTTCTGCAGATACGTCAATTACACCCTTTTTTAAATTCTTATAATTGTCTTTAATGTATAGAGCGGATAATGTCTGTACCGCAAAACTCATATCCATAATTTCTGCAGGATGCCCGTCAGCTGCTGCGATATTTACCAGTCTGCCTTCAGCTATGACATTCACCATTCTGCCATTATTAAGTTTATAACCCATAATATTCTTTCTTGTTTCCATCTTTTCCACTGCTGCTGCTTCCAGACCTGCCATGTCAATCTCGCAGTCGAAATGTCCAGCGTTTGTCAGGATTGCTCTATCCTTCATTGTCAGCATATGCTCTACAGTTATAGTATGATTACAGCCTGTAGCAGATACAAAAATATCACCCAAAGGAGCTGCCTTTGCCATAGTCATTACACTATATCCGTCCATACGTGCCTCAATAGCCTTTACAGGATTAATCTCTGTGACAATTACATTTGCCCCCATAGCTGCTGCTCTCATAGCAATACCTCTTGAGCACCATCCATATCCAGCAACAACAACTGTTTTCCCTGCCACAATCAGGTTTGTATTAGTCATAATACTAGCCCAGACAGATTGACCTGTACCGTATCTGTTATCAAATAGGTGTTTGCACTGGGCATCGTTTACAGCTACCATCGGGAACTTAAGTACCCCTTCACGTTCCATAGCCTTCAGTCTGATCACACCTGTGGTGGTTTCTTCACATCCGCCCCAGACTTCTTCTGCCAGATCAGTTCTTTTTCCGTGAACCATACCAACAAGGTCTCCCCCATCATCTATAATAATATTGGGTTTATGTTCAAGACACATTTCAATATGTCTTTCGTATTCTTCAGCTGTAGCACCATGATAGGCATATACCATAAGACCATCTTCAACAAGAGCTGCTGCAATATCATCCTGGGTGGATAGAATATTACTGCCTGTTACAGACATTTGTGCTCCTCCTGCTGCCAGTACTTTACAAAGATATGCGGTTTTGGCTTCCAGATGCACTGAAAGGGATATTTTAATGCCTTCAAAAGGTTTTGTTTTTACAAACTCTTCCTCAAAACCTCTGAGCAGAGGCATGTTATTTTTAACCCATTCAATTTTCTGGTGACCGGACGGTGCCAAAGCAATGTCTCGGATTTCATATTTCTTCATTTTGGTATTTCTCCTTTTATTGTGTTTTATCTTTATCAGTTTTATATAAACCTTCTGTTAAAGGTTCTGATGTATCGCAATGACCCATCAGGGTTTCTGCCTTTTTACCATCTACTAAAAACTGTACTTGTTTTATTTCATGAAAACTATTTGTAAGTGTTTCAACAATCTGACTTATAAAGATTGATTCTTCTAAAGACCCACCCCCATCTTTAAGATTCTTTCCAATTAAATCTACATAAGCAGTTCCGTCTTTGCAGGTAATATTGTGTATACCAAACTTTTCAGTAACCAGTGTGTTGGCATTTTTCAAAGCCTCAGGTACCTGCCACAGGTGGGTAATTGCTTCCGTGTATGCATAGGAAGCGGCTTCTTCATCAGTCATTCCTTTTGGAGTTTTTTCCGGTACATAGATGGAAATCCCATCATATTCTACCAGCGCCCCTTTACTTTCATCCCCGTTAACAATAAAGTCACTATTTGCATAATAAAGTTTTAATTGCTTGTTTACCTGCTGTTCCTCTGCTTTCTTATGGCCGCAGCCGGATAATCCCATGACTGATGTTACAATCAGAACTGCCCCCATGGTAAAACAGAATATTCTCCACATCAATTTATCCAATTTCCAGTTTTGTCTTTCTCCCATTTCTGGCCCCCCTTAGTAATTAACCGCCGGTCTTGATTTATCATAAACCTTATTTACATCAAAGTAATACTGGTTCAGGAACTCCGGACGTTTCTGCATGGTATAGTCATCTAAATTTACTCTAGGCATAACCATAATATCTTTATAAAATATCGTTTTTCTGCTGATATCTACCGGACAAAATATCTTATATCCACTATCAGCAATGTACCTATGTATTGGATTTTTATTGTTCCAATGCCATCCGAAAGGGGATATGTATATGTTTGTTTCCCCTACCCATGGAGCAATCTTCTGCTTCCATCTGTCTGTGTCATACTTCATCTGAGCCATGGTAACTTTACCAGTCCTGAAATATCCATTATGGGTATAACTATGGCAGGCAAAAAGCCATCCTTCTGCTTTCAGGTTATCTGCCACAGCTTTCACTTCCTGCTGCCATTTTGGTTCTTCTGGCAGCCCGTCTGTAATCCGATATCCTAATGCACCCTGATACCCTGTAAGGGCAATAACACCTTTCGTACCTTTCCAGGAAAAGTCTGGATATTTTGCAACAAAATCATCCAGAATAGGCATTACATCCCCATCACGGGTTATTTTTGTTTCTCCCTGCGGAGTAATAACCTCCGTCCACACCCGTTTGTCCGGACCAATGACCAACCGGTTAGCAAAACCATCTGGTTTCATGTAATCATAATAGTTTACATCATCAATGGAAATAACTAATGGTTTCTTCCCTTTAGGCAAATAAATGTCCTTAGGCGATACGGTTCCATCTCCTGCAACGGTAATGGTCTCATTCAATGGATAAAGAACATATCCTCTTTTATAAAGTTCCGGGAGCATGGCTTTAAACTCTTTAACAGTAGTCATCCACATATTATAGCCTTGTGCCGGATGTCCTTTGTTATCAAAAGCAAGTTCGGGATATATAATCAGGCTGTGAAAAAAAACATGCTCCACTACGCCATTATATTTCACTAAAGACTCTTTTTGATGCTTTATATCAGCCATTTTCAATTGAATTGCATCACCAGTAGTGCTCTGATCCATTAAATCAGATTCCCTTTGCAGAACCCCCAATGCTTCATCATAAAAATAACCTAATGCCAGCTTATCCGCTTCAGCTATTACAGTACTCTTCTCATCTGTATTATTCTGAGCTGAAGCCTTAATATCCTGACCCATAGCACTCTTAGCTATTATTATAGCCAGAGCCACTACTACGATACTTCCTACAGCCACAGCCAGCTTCAAGTATTTGCTTCGCTGTTTGTCGCTGTCCCATTTAATAATCCCCACGACTACACCCTCTAACTTAATCCCACACTTCTACATTTTAAATGTAATATTGTAACGATATCAATAATTATTATACTATAAAATCTCAAAGCCTTGTTAATAAATTTTATAACATATTAATAAATCTATGCCTTTATCCCCCTACCCTTATTCATTATAAAATTTACCTGCAGATATTTTATATCTCTTTTCATCGTCGGGTTTAAGTATAGAGATTTCTTTCCATTCATCATTTTCTTTTACGTATTCATGTAATAAAACATCATCCCCATTTGTCAGCCGTACGAAATCAAACCGATATTGATTAACTGAATTGCTGGCATACACTTTGATGTAATTATTCTGCTCTTCTGTATGGTTAATTTTTAAATTCATACCATACCAGTTATTATATATGATGTCTATCATCACATCATAGAAATAATCCCATCCATGCAAAGGATGGCAAAGATATATTTCCGGCAGATAATCCACGGACTTTATCTTCCATCCCTGGTTTTGATCATATTCTGTTGCAATGATTCCATAATAATATTCAAAATAATTAGGCTGGTCTAAATCAGTTTTCCCGTTTTTCTTCTCTTTATATCCTTTCAGGACTTCAATTTCAGTAAAGTAATATTTAATGTTGTCAGGAGTACCCGCAGGTTTAAATGCCGGTTCCAGGTGTACTAAGTTAATAGTTCCTGTTCCTCTGAATGAATTCTTAAACTCTTTTAAGCTTACTTTTTCTTTAAATTCATGGGAGAATAACTGGTATGCATAGGGATAAGGTATATCCATCCACAGAATTGTTCCACAGCCTCCAGTATAGCCCTTCATATTTGCAGCACTTTTAAGAATAGCGTAATACGCCTCTATAAGATCTTCCGGTGACTGATAGATTGCCGGAAATCCTTCTGCAATATATGGAGGGACTTTGTCTTCATCCTTTGGGGCAAAAGTGTACTTTAGCTTTATTGCAGGTAATTTAGACGGCCTTTGAAATCTCTCCTCCAATTCATAGGAGTCATCATTGTTTAACCCCGTTGTTGTTTCTTCGCTGACCTGCTCCATTTCTGTGTGAATAAATCCACCGGCAACTATAATACTTTTATCCCAATGAACTGCCCTTACGGTCAAGGCTGCAACTAATATTAAAACCATTATTATCCCACACAGAATAATTTTTTTCAGACTCTTTTTATAAACAGGCATTTTATCACCTCCTCTTTAACTATAATTAGAGAAAGTAAATTAATTCCAAAAAAAACCAGGAAATAAAAATCTCCTGGTTTATTTTTTAACTTATATATTTTCTTTAAAAGTTTTTACTATTCAACCGTTACACTCTTAGCCAGATTTTTTGGTTTATCAATATCACAGCCTCTTTCTTTGGCTATATAATAAGCTAAAATCTGCAGAGGCACTACAGAAAGCAGTGGCGAAACTTCATCCATGCAGTCAGGAATATAAATGACCCTGTCTGCCTGCTTTTCGATTTCCTTGTTGCCTTCTTTTGCAATACCTATTACATAAGCACCTCTTGCCTTAACTTCCTGTATATTGGAAAGCATCTTCTCATAGAGTTTATCCTGAGTGGCAAGAGCAATTACAAGGGTATCCTTCTCTATTAGAGCAATAGTACCATGCTTCAGTTCTCCTGCTGCAATAGCAAAAGAATTTATGTATGAGATTTCTTTCAGTTTCAAAGAACCTTCGTAAGAAACACCTGCATCTGCCCCTCTTCCAATAAAGAATACCTGCTCTTTTTTATACAGTTCTTTCGCTAAATCGTGTATTGACGATTCACTTTTTAGTAATTCTGTTAATTTATCTGGGATGTCTTGAAGCTCAGACATATACTGATTATATTTTTCATCAGAAATAACTTCCTTTTTACGCCCCATATAAAGTCCGATCAGGTACATACACATCAGCTGGGTTGTATAAGCTTTCGTTGAAGCAACTGCGATTTCAGGACCTGCCCAGGTATAGAATACATCATCTGATTCCCGTGCTACTGAGCTGCCTACTACATTGACTACAGACAGTATTCTGGCCCCTTTCCTCTTTGCCTCTCTTAGTGCAGCAAGTGTATCCAGCGTTTCACCAGACTGGCTGATAGCAATGAAAAGTGTTTTATCATCAACAAATGGGTCTCTGTATCTGAATTCAGAAGCCACATCAATCTCCACCGGAATCTTTGCCAGACTTTCAATGGCAAATTTGCCTACTAACCCTGCATGATAAGCTGTCCCGCAGGCAACGATAAAAACTTTATTGAAGTTTTCGATATCTTCTTTTGTCATGTTGATTCCATCTAGCTTGATACTTCCATCTTCTTCAATACGTCTGTTCAGAGTTTCATAAAGGCCTTTTGGCTGTTCATGAATTTCTTTCAGCATGAAGTGGTCGTAGCCTTCCTTTTCAGCAGCTTCTGCATCCCATGTTACATGGAAGACTTCACGTTTTACTTCTTTATGATCTTCATTATAAATCTTTACGTTATCCGCTGTAACGACTACCGTTTCATTATTTTCAATCAAATAGATTTTTCTCACATGTTTTAAAAGTGCAGGGATATCCGATGCAATGAAGTTGCATCCTTCCCCAAGTCCAGCAATAAGTGGAGCATCTTTTCTTACTGCAACAATTTTATCTGGCTCTGCTGCTGCAACAACTCCGATTGCATAGGCTCCCCGCATCTTTGCTACAGCCTTAAAAACAGCATTCTCCAGATCTCCGTCATAATAAATACCGATTAAATGTGCGATTACTTCTGTATCTGTTTCTGATTTAAATTTTATTCCATATTCCTGCGCCAGCCATTCTTTGATTTCTACATAGTTCTCAATGATTCCATTATGTACAACCGCGATGGACTCATCACAATTACAGTGAGGGTGTGCATTTAAATCAGAAGGAGCGCCATGAGTAGCCCACCTTGTATGGCCTATACCGATGTTACCGTTTAAAGTTTCACCTTCCATTAGCTTTTCAAGATTTGCTATTCTTCCCACGTGTTTTCTGACTTCAAGCCTGCCTCCAATATTCAGGGCAATGCCGGATGAGTCATAGCCTCTGTATTCTAACTTTTTTAATCCGTCAATAATAATATCTTTCGCATCTTTTACATTGCGCTTGCCCACATAGCCTACTATTCCACACATATTTGTATCCTCCTATCCCAATCTTTTCGTTATCAGGAGCGCCAGCTCCTGAGCTAATTTTGTTATGGCATCGATGTCCTTTCCTTCAATCATAACTCTTACAAGAGGTTCTGTTCCTGAAGGCCTGATTAGGACCCTTCCTTCTCCTGCCATCAATTCCTCAACCCTTGCAATTTCTGCACTCACTTCAGGGTCTTCCATATATTTTTTCTTATTTTCATTTTTGATACTGGCATTCTTTAATACTTGCGGATAAATGGTAATTTCATCTGACATTACAGATGGTTTCTTTCCACTGGCCTGAACGGCCTTGACAAGTTGTAATGCAGATAATATTCCATCTCCAGTAGTTGTATAATTTAAGAAGATAATATGTCCTGACTGTTCTCCTCCTATGACACCACCGGTCTTCAGCATACTTTCCAGAACGTATCGGTCTCCGACCTGTGTTACTTCCACATTACATCCCATTTCTTTTACAGCCTTATGGAATCCTAAATTACTCATAACAGTGGCGGTTACTTTATCTTTTACCAGAAGCCCTCTGTCTTTAAGCATCTTTGCGCACATTACAATAGTTTTATCTCCATCAATAATGCGGCCAAGCTCATCAACAGCTATCAATCTGTCTGCATCTCCATCAAAAGCAAGACCCAGATCAGCTTTCTCTGCCAGTACACGGGCCTGTAATTTTTCCGGATGGGTGGAGCCACATCCGGCGTTGATATTTATGCCATCAGGAGAATTAGCTATTACTATAACCTTTGCACCAAGATTGCTGAACACCTTTTCTGCAGCTTTATAAGAAGCTCCATTTGCACAGTCCAGAACAATCTTCATACCATCCAGTCTGATATCAATGGTGCTTTCCAGAAATTTAACGTATAAATCCAGTGCATCATCTTCTGCTGCCAGACATCTGCCTAATCTGTCTCCTGTAATATGACTGTTGATATCTATGTTTCTGATAATCAGGTCTTCAATCTGTTCCTCTAAATCATCATCCAGTTTAAATCCCTCTTCATTAAAAAATTTAATGCCATTATACTCAAAAGTATTATGTGATGCTGATATGACAACTCCTGCAGTTGCTTTATAATACCTTACAAGATATGCAACAGCTGGTGTAGGTAATACTCCTACCTTGATAACATTTCCTCCCATTGCAAGAATTCCTGCGCTTAGCGCATCTTCTAACATGTCTCCTGATATTCTTGTATCTTTACCAATCAGAACAACTGGCCTCTGCTCTTCTTTGCTAAGTACATAAGCACCTGCTTTACCAAGATTAAATGCCAGTTCCGGAGTCAGCTCTGAGTTTGCCACGCCTCTTACTCCGTCAGTTCCAAACAATCTGCCCATTAAAATGATCCTCCTAAATTATGTATTTAAAAAGTGGCTTCACCACTTCCTCTAGCTCCCTAAAATTCCTTTGGGTGGCTGCAAGCAGCCTGAGGGCAATGCCTCTGTGAATGAGAGGTATCCCCGCTGCACTCTCTTTTTATTTCCTATTGTATAAAAATACGAAAAACGAGGTTATACAGCCTCGTTAATCGTTATATGAATTTCGCCAGGTGTTACTGAAATATCAGATACCCCACTCCCTTTTACGACTTTCAGGGGAACGGTATAAATTCCCGCTGCCAGACCGGTTAAATCAATAGAAAGTTTAATGTCTTCTGCCGTAAGTTTTTCCACATCAGCTTCCTTTCCTGAGACCTTAACATTCACACTCTGGGTATTTATGACCAGTGAAAGTTTATCTGCCAGTCCATTTGAAGTAATGCTGCTGCTTGGTATTTCAAATTCTTTTACACTTATACCTTTTATAGCTATGCTGACCGCCACATGTTTAGAATCCTGTGCCAGCATAACACCATGAGGCAGTTTAACGGAAACCGGAATGTCTGTAGTAGCTGTGACACTGCTGATATCAACAGGTGATGCTGTTATTTTATCAACTTTATCCAGATTTTCTTTTAGACCTTTAATCTTAACCTTTTGTGGAACATACATATTAGTAACCTGATATGATTTGTTCACTTCTCCAGTTACATCTACCTGCAGTGGTACTTCTTTTATCTGGTATACAGCCGCTTCAAAATCCGCTGTATCAGAAGACAGCTGAATATTTTTTACTGTTTGTCCCCTTGCGTCTACAGCTGTTAAATCTGCTGTAAAGGATTTAGCTTCTGTAGTAAGTTTTGAAACATCAACAGTTGCATTTACTGATTTTACACTGGCAACTTTTGATTTTGCCCCTTTCACTTCCACTTCTTTTGGTGTAATCTGTGAAACGGTTGCTTCCAGTTTAGGGTCAATGGTCCCGCTGAAAACAACATTCACAGGTTTATATACGGAAACCATTTCTTCAATATTTACAGTCAGCCTATGAGTTTTCTGATCTGCCACACTGATTGAATCCGGCACGGTTACCGTAACCGGGATATCATTTTGTCCTACCCCGTATCCAAATACATCCGCTTTTGCAATGATGTCATTGGCTGAAATTTTTAACACGTCAGAACGGGTCCCCTCTATAACTATATCCATAAAATAATCTTCTTCAGAACTAATGGCAAGACCTCTTTGGTTTAAACTGTCAACATTAACAAGTTTAATAGGCACATTGGGTATTTTAACTTTTGTTGGCGGATTCTCAACAGCTACAACATATACCCATAGGAAAATTGCCAAAAGTATTGACAAAAATTTTGTAAAATTCTTATTTTGCAGCATCGTTCTTTCTCCCCAACATATTGAAAATTGCAGCCAGGCTCTTTACTGCTACATTCTTTTCATCCCCAGTGGCATTTAAAAACAGATTAAGCAGAGTTTTTTCAACCGTCTTAATATCCAGGAATCTGGACAATTTACCATCTACGGCTATAGATATAATCCCTGTTTCTTCCGAAACAATAAGGGTAATGGCATCGGAGTTTTCCGTAATTCCAATCCCTGCTCGGTGTCTGGTGCCAAGTTCTTTTGATAGATTTTTATTCTGTGTTAAAGGCAGTACACATCCAGCTGCATAGATTTTATCTCCCCGGACAATAACTGCTCCGTCATGCAAAGGAGCCCCTTCATAAAAAATATTTCCTAATAATTCTGTAGATATTTCTGCATTCAGAATAGTCCCGGTTTCTGCGATATCTGTTAAAGATGTTTCTCTTTCCAATATGATAAGCGCTCCGACCTTATTGGCTGAAAAGTCGTCAACGGCTCTTATAAACTGTGCTGTAATATTTTTTGCTTTTTCTTTATCAAACTGTCCAAAAGGTGCTTTTACCAATTTACTTCTGCCTACATATTCCAGACCTCTTCTAAGTTCCGGCTGAAATACTATAACTAAAGCCAAAACACCCAATGTCATCGTACCCTTTAAAATCCAGTTTAAGGTATATAGATGAAACTGGTCCGAAGCTAAAGTCGCAAGCACTAAAACAAGCAGACCCTTTACAAGCTGCTCTGCTCTTGACTCCCTTATGAATCCCAGTACTTTATATATTATAAATGCTACAATACAAACATCTATAGCATCTGTAATACTAATACCAGAAACTATACTGCTAATATAATTCTGCATACATTTTCCCCTATTCTATCCCACTTAATTACCCTTTTTCCATTGTACAAAAAAAAAGTAGTATTTTCAATAGTTTACTGGAATTACATTGAACAAAAAATCCGGAGCCCCGCACTCAACATATTGACAGTTCAATTTGTTGTGATACAATATGTTGTGATATAACAATGCAAGGTTCAAAAGGAGAAATAAAAAAATGAAGATTACCAAAAATGCCCGGGCAGTTTTAGAGCGCCGTTACCTTACCCGGGATACCCATGGACAGCTTACTGAAACGGTGGAGGGACTTTTCCGCAGGGTTGCAGATGCCATTGCGGCAGCAGACCTGAATTACAATTCCGCTGCTGATGTACTTACTACGGCGGACCGATTCTATAACATGATGACAGAACTGGATTTTCTGCCAAACTCCCCAACTCTTATGAATGCAGGACGCCCCTTAGGGCAATTATCTGCCTGTTTCGTACTTCCCATACCTGATTCAATGGAAGCTATTTTTGATGGGGTTAAAAATGCAGCTCTTATCCATAAAAGTGGCGGCGGAACTGGATTTTCCTTCTCCCGGCTAAGAATGCAGGGTGCCTCTGTTAATTCAACGGGTGGCGTAGCC carries:
- a CDS encoding adenosylhomocysteinase — encoded protein: MKKYEIRDIALAPSGHQKIEWVKNNMPLLRGFEEEFVKTKPFEGIKISLSVHLEAKTAYLCKVLAAGGAQMSVTGSNILSTQDDIAAALVEDGLMVYAYHGATAEEYERHIEMCLEHKPNIIIDDGGDLVGMVHGKRTDLAEEVWGGCEETTTGVIRLKAMEREGVLKFPMVAVNDAQCKHLFDNRYGTGQSVWASIMTNTNLIVAGKTVVVAGYGWCSRGIAMRAAAMGANVIVTEINPVKAIEARMDGYSVMTMAKAAPLGDIFVSATGCNHTITVEHMLTMKDRAILTNAGHFDCEIDMAGLEAAAVEKMETRKNIMGYKLNNGRMVNVIAEGRLVNIAAADGHPAEIMDMSFAVQTLSALYIKDNYKNLKKGVIDVSAEIDDVVSNRKLEAWDIEIDKLTPEQEKYLNSWQV
- a CDS encoding GerMN domain-containing protein, whose product is MGERQNWKLDKLMWRIFCFTMGAVLIVTSVMGLSGCGHKKAEEQQVNKQLKLYYANSDFIVNGDESKGALVEYDGISIYVPEKTPKGMTDEEAASYAYTEAITHLWQVPEALKNANTLVTEKFGIHNITCKDGTAYVDLIGKNLKDGGGSLEESIFISQIVETLTNSFHEIKQVQFLVDGKKAETLMGHCDTSEPLTEGLYKTDKDKTQ
- a CDS encoding polysaccharide deacetylase family protein, whose translation is MGIIKWDSDKQRSKYLKLAVAVGSIVVVALAIIIAKSAMGQDIKASAQNNTDEKSTVIAEADKLALGYFYDEALGVLQRESDLMDQSTTGDAIQLKMADIKHQKESLVKYNGVVEHVFFHSLIIYPELAFDNKGHPAQGYNMWMTTVKEFKAMLPELYKRGYVLYPLNETITVAGDGTVSPKDIYLPKGKKPLVISIDDVNYYDYMKPDGFANRLVIGPDKRVWTEVITPQGETKITRDGDVMPILDDFVAKYPDFSWKGTKGVIALTGYQGALGYRITDGLPEEPKWQQEVKAVADNLKAEGWLFACHSYTHNGYFRTGKVTMAQMKYDTDRWKQKIAPWVGETNIYISPFGWHWNNKNPIHRYIADSGYKIFCPVDISRKTIFYKDIMVMPRVNLDDYTMQKRPEFLNQYYFDVNKVYDKSRPAVNY
- the glmS gene encoding glutamine--fructose-6-phosphate transaminase (isomerizing) translates to MCGIVGYVGKRNVKDAKDIIIDGLKKLEYRGYDSSGIALNIGGRLEVRKHVGRIANLEKLMEGETLNGNIGIGHTRWATHGAPSDLNAHPHCNCDESIAVVHNGIIENYVEIKEWLAQEYGIKFKSETDTEVIAHLIGIYYDGDLENAVFKAVAKMRGAYAIGVVAAAEPDKIVAVRKDAPLIAGLGEGCNFIASDIPALLKHVRKIYLIENNETVVVTADNVKIYNEDHKEVKREVFHVTWDAEAAEKEGYDHFMLKEIHEQPKGLYETLNRRIEEDGSIKLDGINMTKEDIENFNKVFIVACGTAYHAGLVGKFAIESLAKIPVEIDVASEFRYRDPFVDDKTLFIAISQSGETLDTLAALREAKRKGARILSVVNVVGSSVARESDDVFYTWAGPEIAVASTKAYTTQLMCMYLIGLYMGRKKEVISDEKYNQYMSELQDIPDKLTELLKSESSIHDLAKELYKKEQVFFIGRGADAGVSYEGSLKLKEISYINSFAIAAGELKHGTIALIEKDTLVIALATQDKLYEKMLSNIQEVKARGAYVIGIAKEGNKEIEKQADRVIYIPDCMDEVSPLLSVVPLQILAYYIAKERGCDIDKPKNLAKSVTVE
- the glmM gene encoding phosphoglucosamine mutase → MGRLFGTDGVRGVANSELTPELAFNLGKAGAYVLSKEEQRPVVLIGKDTRISGDMLEDALSAGILAMGGNVIKVGVLPTPAVAYLVRYYKATAGVVISASHNTFEYNGIKFFNEEGFKLDDDLEEQIEDLIIRNIDINSHITGDRLGRCLAAEDDALDLYVKFLESTIDIRLDGMKIVLDCANGASYKAAEKVFSNLGAKVIVIANSPDGININAGCGSTHPEKLQARVLAEKADLGLAFDGDADRLIAVDELGRIIDGDKTIVMCAKMLKDRGLLVKDKVTATVMSNLGFHKAVKEMGCNVEVTQVGDRYVLESMLKTGGVIGGEQSGHIIFLNYTTTGDGILSALQLVKAVQASGKKPSVMSDEITIYPQVLKNASIKNENKKKYMEDPEVSAEIARVEELMAGEGRVLIRPSGTEPLVRVMIEGKDIDAITKLAQELALLITKRLG
- a CDS encoding CdaR family protein, with the translated sequence MLQNKNFTKFLSILLAIFLWVYVVAVENPPTKVKIPNVPIKLVNVDSLNQRGLAISSEEDYFMDIVIEGTRSDVLKISANDIIAKADVFGYGVGQNDIPVTVTVPDSISVADQKTHRLTVNIEEMVSVYKPVNVVFSGTIDPKLEATVSQITPKEVEVKGAKSKVASVKSVNATVDVSKLTTEAKSFTADLTAVDARGQTVKNIQLSSDTADFEAAVYQIKEVPLQVDVTGEVNKSYQVTNMYVPQKVKIKGLKENLDKVDKITASPVDISSVTATTDIPVSVKLPHGVMLAQDSKHVAVSIAIKGISVKEFEIPSSSITSNGLADKLSLVINTQSVNVKVSGKEADVEKLTAEDIKLSIDLTGLAAGIYTVPLKVVKGSGVSDISVTPGEIHITINEAV
- the cdaA gene encoding diadenylate cyclase CdaA; amino-acid sequence: MQNYISSIVSGISITDAIDVCIVAFIIYKVLGFIRESRAEQLVKGLLVLVLATLASDQFHLYTLNWILKGTMTLGVLALVIVFQPELRRGLEYVGRSKLVKAPFGQFDKEKAKNITAQFIRAVDDFSANKVGALIILERETSLTDIAETGTILNAEISTELLGNIFYEGAPLHDGAVIVRGDKIYAAGCVLPLTQNKNLSKELGTRHRAGIGITENSDAITLIVSEETGIISIAVDGKLSRFLDIKTVEKTLLNLFLNATGDEKNVAVKSLAAIFNMLGRKNDAAK